One Fundulus heteroclitus isolate FHET01 chromosome 1, MU-UCD_Fhet_4.1, whole genome shotgun sequence genomic window carries:
- the LOC118563159 gene encoding uncharacterized protein LOC118563159, which yields MGEGRVRGRGNRVRGGRGAGQGGRGAGHGGRGAVQQGREGPGGRARQPRTIITDEMRATVIDHVIVHGMTMAEAGLRVRPNLSRFTVATIIRAFRQHNRVERMPHRGGRVAIFTAAQETPIVDMVCENNLIRLREIRDKVIDDNVNFEGIDDVSLATIDRVLRRRKMRMKQVYRVPFERNSARHKDLHYEYVQRILQLPGKRQYSL from the exons atgGGTGAAGGcagagtcaggggaagaggtAATCGcgtcagaggaggaagaggagcaggccaaggaggaagaggagcaggccatGGTGGAAGAGGAGCAGTCCAACAAGGGAGAGAAGGTCCAGGAGGGAGAGCAAGACAACCTCGTACCATCATTACTGACGAGATGCGAGCAACAGTCATTGACCATGTCATTGTCCATGGCATGACAATGGCTGAAGCAGGACTAAGAGTCCGTCCAAACCTGAGTAGGTTCACCGTGGCCACCATTATCAGGGCATTCAGACAACACAACAG AGTTGAAAGAATGCCACATAGAGGTGGGCGGGTTGCCATATTTACAGCAGCACAAGAAACCCCCATTGTGGATATGGTTTGTGAGAACAACCTCATCAGACTCCGGGAGATCAGAGACAAAGTCATTGACGATAATGTGAACTTTGAGGgcattgatgatgtcagctTGGCCACAATAGACCGAGTTCTCCGGCGCCGAAAGATGCGGATGAAACAAGTCTATAGGGTTCCCTTTGAGCGAAACTCTGCACGACACAAAGACCTACATTACGAGTATGTGCAA AGGATATTACAGTTGCCTGGCAAGAGACAATATAGCCTGTGA